The following nucleotide sequence is from Photobacterium gaetbulicola Gung47.
GATGTCACTATAGTTACGGCTTGTCATCGTGCCCCCGCCGAAGCGCACCCCTATTTCATGGTTGATTGTTTGGCCTGTGGCATAGCTATACATTGGGCACAGAAGAACAATAACTGGGATCAGTTTTCTCATAAAATACACTGTTTTATTGGTTTGGGCGGATTGTAGCGATGAGGCGGCAGGAGCTCAATGGGTCGGTACAAAGTCATACAGTGTTACTAGAGGCAGGTAACTGACGTGTTTATATGTTTTACATGGTTTAGGGCACGCTTTTATCCGTGCAGTCAATGGTTGTCAGCGTGGTGAAGCAAGAGTCGTCTCAAAAGTGAGAGTTGAGCTAATATTAATGTAGTTGTGCCAGTTTTGGTTAAGGAAGCTATGGCTATGATGGATACAGATACACTACTTATCTGTATCTACTTGCTAGAATTTGACTCGCTAATTGTGTCTAGATTTGGACACTCGCAAATTTCGCTCAGCCTCGGCTGGGCATTTTTATTTCTGCCCTTCCAATTTCACCAAGTCACCTCGGCTGAGCTTTATCTCTGTATTACTTGTTACTGATCGCTTTACGGGTAAAACCTTGGTTTTCATCCAGTAGTGAAGCGGCTTGGCAGGCATCGACGCCAGCCAACAGCATGACAATCGCTGTCTTGCAGTGGCCGTTGCAGGCCGCAAGTGCGTCAATAGCTTCTTCTCGGCTGCACTCTGCAGCCGCCATCACAATATTCTTCTGCCGCTCGACCAGCTTGGCGTTGGTGGCTTCGACATCTACCATCAAGTTGCCATAGACCTTGCCGGTTTTGATCATCGCGCCGGTGGTTAGCATGTTGAGGATCAGTTTCTGTGCTGTGCCTGCTTTCAGGCGTGATGATCCGGTGACGATTTCAGGCCCAACAACCGGGGTGATAGCGATATCGGCAGCTTGGCTCATCGGGCTCTGCGGGTTGCAGCTGATACACGCCACGGTTGCGCCAACGGACTTGGCATAGTCCATCGCGCCAAGTACATAGGGTGTCCGGCCACTGGCGGCAATACCGACCAAGACATCTTTGCTGCTGAAATCCAGTGCTTGCAGATCGCCAGCCCCTATTTCACGGTTGTCCTCGGCATTTTCAACGGCTTTGAGAATGGCTTTATGGCCACCGGCAATAAGCCCTACCACTTGTTCTGGCTTGCTGCCGAAAGTGGGTGGGCACTCACTCGCATCCAGAATACCGAGGCGCCCAGAAGTACCTGCGCCACTGTAGATGAGCCTGCCGCCTTGCATAAAGGCATCGGCAATGGCATCGACCGCCCGGGCGATATCAGGAAGTACCGCTTCGACGGCTAGCGCGACTTTCTGATCTTCCTGATTGATGACGCTTAGCATATCGATGGTTGATAGTGTATCAATCTCGGCACTGGCACTGTTGCGGCTTTCAGTCACCATCTTGGTCAAATCAATTTTCATTCTGGGGTCCGTTGTAATGAGGTACCACTATCTTAAGTTATGACAAGGCTCGGAGCTAGGCACGACTGAGATTTGGCCTGCAAGATAGTATTAAGTATCATTTGAAATATATCTTTATGGGGCGCATTGCTATAACATGTATTTAAAAGTTTTGTTTTTGGTGCGCTATCACCCGCCTCATAAGGAAGTACACAATAATGAATTTTAAAATGACGTTTGCACTGATTTTCGCCATGGCCCTGTCATTGTCGATGATTGCCCCGTTGCTGATTTTTGCGCAGTAACATTGTTCATTCACTGCCGGTAGCCCACCGGCAGTTTATTGTTGTTCTTTCCTGCTTCCCCTTCCTGCATTGGCACAAACGTTACTAAGAGTACTGCTCGAATACGTCTTATTGATTGATATAAAAACACTATTGGCCTGTGCCATAATTATCCATTGCTGACATTTCTTGTTTGGATAAACATCAATGCATAACAAAAATCTGATACGAGCACTGGCTGGCCCTTTCATGGTGCTGGCTCTAAGTGCATGCAGTACCAATTACGTCGATAGCTATGTCGCGGCCAACGACTGGCAGTCGCTGGGCGAGCAAGATGCGCTCAAGGGCCACCGGGTGAGGGATCTCTCTTCGTTGGCAAACGGCGACTTATTGGCAGCGCAACAAAAATACAGCGTCGGTTATGAAATGGGCCGCGCTGAATACTGTGACGTCGACAAGGCGTGGCAACTGGGCAAGTCAGGCCAAAACTATTTCGGTATCTGCGACGGGTTGCCACATGGCAATGAATTTAGGCAGCAGTACCAGTATGGCCATGATGCTTTTGTGATAGAGATGGAGCGGGAAAGCTCGGCAAACGGGTTTGGCTTTGGCTATTAGAGATGCTGAAGAAACAACGTTGATTGTTTGACTGTTGACCTGTCCATAGCTTCATAGTTTAAGGTGACGACTTCATTGCATAGGGCTTGGCCATGTATCGGATTTCAGAATTAGCAGAGCAAGTGGGGCTGTCGCGCTCCACCTTGCTGTACTACGAGAAGCTGGGCTTGATTGCCGGTAAGCGGCTCGACAACGGTTACCGTAGTTATAGCGAGCGGGATCTGCAACGCTTAAAACTGTTGCAACAGTTGCAGGCTGGTGGGCTGACGCTCAAAGAGTGCCAGGCCTGCCTCGAGGCCAAGGTTGACCGCGAACTATTGCTAAACCGCATGCACCAGCTAGAAGAAGAGATTGCCCACAAACAACAGTCTCGTGATTTGTTGGCGGCGATGCTGGGTGAATCTGAGCTGACAGCATGGCATCAGTCGTTGGAGCAGGCTGCCCCTGATGCACATTTGGATTGGTTAATGAAACAGGGCTTTGATGAGAAGCAGGCCCTGAGACTGAAGTGGTTATCAAAAGACATGAATACACACGAACAATATATGGCGGACTTCAACACGATATTTGAAAGCCTGGATCGCTGGGGACCGGGCTTGGAGGCCGAAACCATCAAAGCCTTCAACCTGCTGCCAACTGTGCCACAGACAATCTTGGAGATCGGGTGTGGTCAGGGCATTGCAACGACAGTGCTTGCGAACCAGTCCGATGCGGTGATCACTGCGGTCGACAACCATGAAGACGCCCTTAGCAGGCTGCGAGAGCGCGTGGATGAGGCGGGTGTCGAAGGGAAGGTGATTACCCAGTGTGCCAGCATGACCGATTTGCCATTTGCTGATGCCAGCTTCGAGGTGATCTGGGCCGAG
It contains:
- a CDS encoding N-acetylmuramic acid-6-phosphate etherase (COG2103), which produces MKIDLTKMVTESRNSASAEIDTLSTIDMLSVINQEDQKVALAVEAVLPDIARAVDAIADAFMQGGRLIYSGAGTSGRLGILDASECPPTFGSKPEQVVGLIAGGHKAILKAVENAEDNREIGAGDLQALDFSSKDVLVGIAASGRTPYVLGAMDYAKSVGATVACISCNPQSPMSQAADIAITPVVGPEIVTGSSRLKAGTAQKLILNMLTTGAMIKTGKVYGNLMVDVEATNAKLVERQKNIVMAAAECSREEAIDALAACNGHCKTAIVMLLAGVDACQAASLLDENQGFTRKAISNK
- a CDS encoding hypothetical protein (COG0178) → MHNKNLIRALAGPFMVLALSACSTNYVDSYVAANDWQSLGEQDALKGHRVRDLSSLANGDLLAAQQKYSVGYEMGRAEYCDVDKAWQLGKSGQNYFGICDGLPHGNEFRQQYQYGHDAFVIEMERESSANGFGFGY
- a CDS encoding MerR family transcriptional regulator (COG0500), with the protein product MYRISELAEQVGLSRSTLLYYEKLGLIAGKRLDNGYRSYSERDLQRLKLLQQLQAGGLTLKECQACLEAKVDRELLLNRMHQLEEEIAHKQQSRDLLAAMLGESELTAWHQSLEQAAPDAHLDWLMKQGFDEKQALRLKWLSKDMNTHEQYMADFNTIFESLDRWGPGLEAETIKAFNLLPTVPQTILEIGCGQGIATTVLANQSDAVITAVDNHEDALSRLRERVDEAGVEGKVITQCASMTDLPFADASFEVIWAEGCAYIMGVNNALKQWRRLLKSGGVLVLSDLVWHSDNPSAQRQAFWNKEYPDMTTVEERIKQAQAAGYQVLESFTLSDEAWQAYFLPLQKRVNELKESMAESQAIKDIQAELDIYHQGFEQFGYQVFILQNR